In the genome of Salvelinus sp. IW2-2015 linkage group LG25, ASM291031v2, whole genome shotgun sequence, one region contains:
- the LOC111951852 gene encoding NAD-dependent protein deacetylase sirtuin-1, with protein MFYHSTQRLYQLKMADGENILVGASSSTSNNEEPDSKRAKMSMAIECGLKIVQTKQVTYGPEAGESLAAAISAQPEEKEFEPVMSVGQASAAAPGGDNGLLVFEPQESVVNLDKASGPTAEPADGVNEDDDRSSHASSSDWTPQPQIGSYSFIQQHIMRETDPRTILKDLLPPETVLPPDLDDMTLWQIIINISEPPKRKKRKDINTLEDVVRILHESKKILVLTGAGVSVSCGIPDFRSRDGIYARLAIDFPDLPDPQAMFDIEYFRRDPRPFFKFAKEIYPGQFQPSPCHKFISMLGRHGKLLRNYTQNIDTLEQVAGVQRIIQCHGSFATASCLVCKHKVDCEAVREDIFNQVVPHCPRCPDIPLAIMKPDIVFFGENLPELFHRAMKQDKDEVDLLIVIGSSLKVRPVALIPTSIPHEVPQVLINREQLPHLNFDVELLGDCDVIVNELCHRLGGDFEQLCYNSLRLSEITEKPPRSQTPAEQAPCEALSTHSKPTEEEQKTRHTDSSVGASEEMDTHTVTDTPEGDRVPPEPCPTAQNDTDTSEVDGVPSVPCPKAKIVSDTLEVGVPTELCPKTQNVTGTLEVNRVATEPCPKDTLEFDAVPLEPSPKVQIVPEAPEEPCSENQSPNEEGMENSXSPSADTQREEPSGLNDQHVNLEVRRRCWMSRISRSPISKRLETSQYLFQAPNHYIFHGAEVYSNSEDETSSSCGSNSEDSSLEEEEDDDEEEDSDAEEDQSTPAEEGEGCLIDIVTHKQACEGTSSVKQMESTDKNVQNTTDL; from the exons ATGTTTTACCACAGTACACAGCGGCTTTATCAGCTGAAGATGGCGGACGGGGAGAATATCCTTGTTGGAGCCAGTTCCAGCACTTCAAATAACGAAGAACCAGATTCAAAAAGGGCCAAAATGAGCATGGCCATAGAATGTGGACTCAAAATTGTTCAGACTAAGCAAGTTACGTATGGGCCAGAGGCTGGTGAGAGTTTGGCGGCGGCGATTTCTGCGCAGCCAGAGGAGAAGGAGTTTGAGCCGGTGATGTCGGTAGGACAGGCCTCAGCAGCAGCACCAGGCGGAGACAATGGGCTGCTGGTCTTCGAGCCTCAGGAAAGTGTAGTGAATTTAGACAAGGCGTCTGGACCCACGGCGGAGCCTGCAG ACGGTGTCAATGAGGATGATGACAGATCCTCACATGCAAGTTCCAGTGACTGGACCCCTCAACCACAGATAG GTTCCTACAGTTTTATCCAGCAACACATTATGAGAGAGACCGATCCAAGAACAATATTGAAAGACTTGCTTCCTCCAGAGACTGTGCTTCCACCAGACTTGGATGACATGACGCTGTGGCAGATCATCATCAACATTTCGGAGCCTCCTAAAAGAAAGAAGCGCAAAGACATAAACACCCTGGAGGACGTGGTTCGGATACTCCATGAAAGCAAAAAGATCCTTGTGCTTACTGGTGCTGGA GTGTCTGTWTCTTGTGGAATACCAGACTTTCGATCCAGAGATGGCATTTATGCAAGGCTTGCAATAGATTTCCCAGATCTTCCAGACCCTCAAGCAATGTTTGATATAGAGTACTTCAGAAGAGACCCAAGACCCTTTTTCAAGTTTGCTAAG GAGATCTATCCTGGACAGTTCCAACCTTCGCCCTGTCACAAATTCATATCTATGCTGGGCAGGCATGGGAAGCTACTACGCAACTACACCCAAAACATTGACACTCTTGAACAAGTGGCTGGGGTTCAGAGGATCATCCAGTGTCATG GTTCTTTTGCAACAGCTTCTTGTCTCGTCTGTAAACACAAGGTTGACTGTGAGGCTGTAAGGGAAGACATTTTTAATCAG GTTGTCCCTCACTGTCCACGGTGTCCAGATATTCCACTGGCAATCATGAAGCCAGATATTGTCTTCTTCGGAGAGAATCTTCCAGAACTGTTCCACAGAGCAATGAAGCAGGATAAGGATGAAGTGGACCTCCTTATCGTCATTGGGTCCTCACTGAAAGTGCGACCTGTGGCTCTCATCCCAA CCTCCATTCCTCATGAAGTGCCTCAAGTCCTGATTAATCGGGAGCAGCTGCCTCACCTCAACTTTGACGTGGAGCTACTTGGGGACTGTGATGTCATCGTTAACGAGCTCTGCCATCGGTTGGGCGGAGACTTTGAGCAACTGTGCTACAACTCTTTAAGACTCAGTGAGATCACAGAGAAACCCCCGCGGTCACAGACACCTGCAGAGCAGGCACCTTGTGAGGCCTTGTCCACTCACAGTAAGCCAACAGAAGAAGAACAGAAGACCCGTCACACAGACTCATCGGTCGGTGCCTCAGAGGAGATGGACACTCATACGGTCACAGACACTCCAGAAGGCGACAGAGTACCACCAGAACCTTGTCCGACGGCGCAGAATGACACAGACACATCTGAAGTCGATGGAGTACCATCGGTGCCCTGTCCAAAGGCAAAGATTGTCTCAGACACACTTGAAGTTGGAGTACCAACAGAACTCTGTCCAAAGACTCAGAATGTCACAGGCACCCTGGAAGTCAACAGAGTAGCGACAGAGCCCTGTCCGAAAGACACTCTTGAATTCGATGCAGTGCCATTAGAGCCTAGTCCAAAAGTGCAGATTGTCCCAGAGGCTCCAGAAGAGCCTTGTTCAGAGAATCAGTCCCCCAATGAGGAGGGAATGGAGAATTCAYATTCTCCATCAGCGGACACGCAAAGGGAAGAACCCTCTGGATTAAATGACCAACATGTCAACCTTGAAGTTCGCCGACGATGTTGGATGAGTCGAATCAGTCGAAGTCCTATCAGCAAGCGCCTTGAGA CTTCTCAATACCTATTCCAAGCACCAAATCACTACATCTTCCACGGGGCAGAAGTGTACTCCAACTCGGAGGACGAGACATCCAGCTCCTGCGGGAGCAACAGTGAGGACTCcagcctggaggaggaggaggacgacgacgAGGAAGAAGACAGCGACGCTGAGGAGGACCAGAGCACACCAGCAGAGGAGGGCGAGGGCTGCCTCATTGACATAGTGACACACAAGCAAGCCTGCGAGGGCACTTCAAGTGTGAAGCAGATGGAGAGTACAGACAAAAATGTCCAGAACACCACAGACCTTTAG